A DNA window from Legionella sp. MW5194 contains the following coding sequences:
- a CDS encoding Hsp20/alpha crystallin family protein: MNIRSYYPLQKDLSNIFDHFFRDNGADSSFVDTGTWAPAVDIKEEKEKFLVVADLPGVNKDDIHIALENNVLTISGERKFESKEEKNGYSRVERVQGQFYRRFSLPQTADESQISATYKHGVLEISIPKKPMAVQKKIEVKTEE; the protein is encoded by the coding sequence ATGAACATACGTAGTTATTATCCCTTGCAAAAAGATTTAAGTAATATTTTTGACCATTTCTTTCGCGACAATGGTGCAGACTCTTCCTTTGTGGACACAGGCACCTGGGCTCCGGCCGTTGATATCAAAGAAGAAAAGGAAAAATTCCTGGTGGTGGCTGATCTCCCTGGCGTTAATAAGGACGACATCCATATTGCCCTCGAAAATAACGTCCTGACCATCAGCGGCGAAAGAAAATTTGAAAGCAAGGAAGAAAAGAATGGTTATTCCCGGGTAGAGCGCGTGCAGGGCCAGTTTTACCGCCGATTCAGTCTGCCGCAAACGGCCGATGAGTCACAAATCAGTGCCACCTACAAGCACGGCGTTCTCGAAATTTCCATTCCTAAAAAGCCCATGGCTGTACAAAAGAAAATTGAAGTCAAAACTGAGGAATAA